The Streptococcus oralis DNA window GTTTCCTATAGTTTATCAGTTTATCGAGTAGTTGGAGATTTTGGCAACATCTCCTGGTAGTGACCAATGACACGATCCACACGGAAGTGTTCTGCTTCGATCACACGCTTGACACGTTCAGCAGCGAGGGGCACCTGATCGTTGACAATGGCATAATCATACTCACGCATGAGGGCAATTTCTTCCTTGGCTTTTTCAATTCGTTGGGCAATCACTTCAGCGCTATCTGTTCCACGACCTACCAAACGATCTTGCAATTCATCCAAATCTGGTGGTGTTAGAAAGATAAAGACAGCATCTGGAACCTTTTTCTTAACCTGAAGGGCTCCTTGGACTTCAATCTCAAGAAAGACATCGATTCCCTTGTCCAGAGTTTCATTGACATAGGTCAGAGGAGTTCCATAGTAGTTACCGACATATTCTGCATATTCCAACATCTGACCTTGACGGATCAGCTCTTCGAACTCTTCACGAGTACGGAAGAAATAGTCCACTCCATCCACTTCACCAGGACGTTGCGCACGCGTCGTCATCGATACAGAGTATTGAAATTGATTCTCAGAACTCTCAAAAATCTCTCTTC harbors:
- the gmk gene encoding guanylate kinase, which produces MADRGLLIVFSGPSGVGKGTVRREIFESSENQFQYSVSMTTRAQRPGEVDGVDYFFRTREEFEELIRQGQMLEYAEYVGNYYGTPLTYVNETLDKGIDVFLEIEVQGALQVKKKVPDAVFIFLTPPDLDELQDRLVGRGTDSAEVIAQRIEKAKEEIALMREYDYAIVNDQVPLAAERVKRVIEAEHFRVDRVIGHYQEMLPKSPTTR